A single Bacillota bacterium DNA region contains:
- the mutM gene encoding bifunctional DNA-formamidopyrimidine glycosylase/DNA-(apurinic or apyrimidinic site) lyase: MPELPEVETIRRTVADRAAGRLITRVEVRRDKFVEPLTPAEFAARVTGRRLAEVDRRGKYLILRLSEAAGEIVIHLKMAGRLLVCRAGEVLEPKLEKHTHVVFHLAGGLELRHIDLRHFGRVSWVPGIRDRAGYAAHPKLKGLAGLGPEPLSPDFTYDYLRVGLARRKTRIKPLLLDQSFIAGLGNIYADECLFRAGLHPERPAAGLKPREVRALYEAIQEIIAEAVAHRGTTIATYVDGEGRRGEFAAMLKAYGRTGEKCLRCGTPIERIVLGGRSTHFCPNCQKAPGRQRRTAPRKNVSRTTVRKKQMMV, encoded by the coding sequence TTGCCGGAGCTGCCCGAAGTAGAGACTATTCGTCGAACCGTCGCCGACCGTGCCGCCGGCCGGCTCATCACCCGGGTCGAGGTCAGGCGGGACAAGTTCGTCGAGCCCCTGACCCCGGCCGAGTTCGCCGCCCGGGTGACCGGCCGGCGGCTGGCCGAGGTCGATCGGCGCGGGAAGTACCTGATCTTGCGGCTGAGCGAGGCCGCGGGCGAGATCGTCATCCACCTCAAGATGGCCGGGCGCCTCTTGGTCTGCCGGGCCGGCGAGGTCCTCGAACCCAAGCTGGAGAAGCACACCCACGTCGTCTTCCACCTCGCGGGCGGCCTCGAACTCCGCCACATCGACCTCCGCCACTTCGGCCGGGTCTCGTGGGTCCCGGGGATCCGCGACCGCGCCGGTTACGCCGCCCACCCGAAGCTGAAGGGCCTGGCCGGTCTCGGCCCCGAACCGCTCAGCCCCGACTTCACCTACGATTACTTGCGGGTGGGCCTGGCCCGGCGGAAGACCAGGATCAAGCCGCTCCTCCTGGACCAGTCCTTCATCGCCGGCCTCGGCAACATCTACGCCGACGAGTGCCTCTTCCGGGCCGGTCTCCACCCGGAGCGGCCGGCCGCGGGACTCAAGCCGCGTGAGGTCCGCGCCCTCTACGAGGCCATTCAGGAAATCATCGCCGAGGCCGTCGCCCATCGCGGGACAACCATCGCCACCTACGTCGACGGCGAGGGGCGCCGCGGAGAGTTCGCCGCCATGCTGAAAGCCTACGGGCGGACCGGTGAAAAGTGCCTCCGCTGCGGCACCCCCATCGAACGGATCGTCTTGGGTGGGCGCAGCACGCACTTCTGCCCCAATTGCCAGAAGGCCCCAGGCCGCCAAAGGCGCACCGCTCCGCGAAAAAATGTCTCCAGAACGACTGTTCGAAAGAAGCAAATGATGGTATAA